One Methanobacterium sp. genomic region harbors:
- a CDS encoding DUF2085 domain-containing protein, with the protein MDNSDTNLSKVFICHRLPERTFKIRNHYFPVCSRCTGIYIGTFSYYIFVYFVYVQYNITVILAAVLMIIPTFSDGLTQFFGFRESNNTLRFYTGLIAGIGLGILVKSIKWILIS; encoded by the coding sequence ATGGATAATTCAGATACAAATCTTTCTAAAGTGTTTATATGTCATAGATTACCAGAAAGAACTTTTAAAATCAGGAATCATTATTTTCCAGTTTGTTCACGGTGTACGGGGATTTATATAGGGACATTTTCTTATTATATTTTCGTTTATTTTGTTTATGTCCAGTATAACATTACAGTAATTTTAGCAGCTGTTTTAATGATAATACCAACATTTTCAGATGGCTTAACTCAGTTTTTTGGATTCAGGGAAAGTAACAATACTTTGAGATTTTACACTGGCTTAATTGCAGGGATTGGACTGGGGATTTTGGTTAAATCCATAAAATGGATTTTAATTAGTTAA
- a CDS encoding Ada metal-binding domain-containing protein yields the protein MKNMKKLAPILVLILIVAIVGISGCTSSNDTQTSSNDSNSSYTATSPTEPVNTTSSVATNSKSKSDSVSSSSHSSSSSSTTSASAAYVANSNTGKFHYADCYWVTKMSPSHKVYFNSRQDAINAGYVPCKVCNP from the coding sequence ATGAAAAATATGAAAAAATTAGCACCAATTTTGGTTTTAATTTTGATAGTGGCAATTGTGGGAATATCGGGATGTACAAGTTCAAATGATACACAAACATCTTCAAACGATTCAAATTCTTCATATACTGCTACGTCACCAACAGAACCAGTTAATACTACTTCTTCGGTTGCTACAAATTCTAAATCCAAGTCAGATAGTGTTTCATCGAGTTCTCACAGCAGTAGTTCAAGTAGTACAACATCTGCAAGTGCTGCTTATGTGGCAAATTCAAATACTGGAAAATTCCATTATGCAGATTGTTATTGGGTTACCAAAATGAGTCCATCTCATAAAGTATATTTTAATTCAAGACAGGATGCAATAAACGCAGGTTATGTGCCTTGTAAGGTTTGTAATCCTTAA
- a CDS encoding YkgJ family cysteine cluster protein, which translates to MLRDTLIDRDLFEKIQEKVLEKEGYGENIELKKKMLEKSALKRLRKKRSIKKYSGIKKEDLKEIIEFAGMISLEIFGGPSDFEIAAAHPEWCSHCGTCCKESSPIFIHKDELGILLRFNPDLKYEIVDNDEYPGHFRFKEDLPCKFHGAKRCKIYDSRPHVCRSYPLILMGNDDRHYYVLDLYHKCDYALNLLLEKSMILFDEAVSHI; encoded by the coding sequence ATGTTAAGGGATACATTGATAGATAGGGACTTGTTTGAAAAGATTCAGGAAAAAGTTTTAGAAAAAGAGGGTTATGGCGAAAATATTGAATTAAAGAAGAAGATGCTTGAAAAATCGGCATTAAAAAGGCTTAGAAAAAAGAGATCAATTAAAAAATACAGCGGGATTAAAAAAGAGGATCTTAAAGAAATAATTGAATTTGCAGGTATGATAAGTTTAGAGATTTTCGGCGGCCCTTCTGATTTTGAAATTGCAGCAGCTCATCCTGAGTGGTGCAGCCACTGCGGGACTTGCTGCAAGGAGTCATCACCTATATTTATACATAAAGATGAATTGGGAATATTATTACGGTTTAATCCTGATTTAAAATACGAAATAGTAGATAATGATGAATATCCTGGGCATTTTCGGTTTAAAGAAGATCTCCCCTGTAAATTCCATGGTGCAAAAAGATGTAAAATATATGACAGCAGGCCTCATGTTTGCAGAAGTTATCCTCTCATTTTAATGGGAAATGATGATAGGCATTATTATGTCCTTGATCTATATCATAAGTGTGATTATGCTCTTAATTTGCTTTTAGAAAAGTCTATGATTCTGTTTGATGAGGCAGTAAGCCATATTTGA
- a CDS encoding PAS domain S-box protein, which yields MIDTNNNPGDIQSNVNFQIFDNLQDGVIVYELIRDALNEVVNLRIRYINNASVINEFISYENAVGKTITELCDNDALFLHSKMTSKIARSGKSGKFKTYFKPLNKYYSVSTYLSDSNTLVTISTDITEKEKMEEKLQKQADLLDLTRDAIIVRDMGDRIIFWNHGAEERYGWMRKEAYGKVSHNLLKADFSESLKEIFRKLFQNGHWEGEVTHTRRDGEKIIVLSRWELQKNENDEPTGYMEINTDITKRKKMEKAIKEFGVSQSKIASELEKARNNLEKQVKERTTELEEAYNAIKHKAFVASQNAKALKESEEKFRETIKQLSDGIIITDEHGTIIECNNAFNQITGLKRENIMGNFIWDVQYMIIPEEKQTSEIYGGLKSKINQLLNSKNIPQVNQPEDNEIQRDEGEHRFLQTITFPIKTEKGVIIGSFNRDITERKESEKALNDSEKHLRMVTDNMVDMVSQTDMYGIIQYVSPSGKMLLGYGPEELIGTSIFDYVHFDDLDEVKSTVEISFMEMRPKRMEVRFRHADGHYIWLEIVGNIFFDEKHRVKGAVFGSRDISERKKAENQIKLQYSVLNGINKIFRESLTSETEEEVADVGIRVAEQLIGSEMGFIAEINDDGRLGNIIMSSSAGKLYETHRSKIHKSITSMKINSYLKMAIKEEEPLIINDLNYDKNRLPEGHPLVNSFLCVPLKQGDKVIGLIVLANKKGNYSLEDIEIIESLSVAIIEALTGFRSKNKLKKYKNRLEETIGDLKRSNEELQRFAYVASHDLQEPLRTIASFTQLLERRYKGKFDSDADEFMDYIVEAALRMKEQIKGLLEYSRISTKENEFKRVNSEFILNQAIDNLQFSIKENNAKVTYNSLPFVMCDAGQLQRIFQNLISNAIKFKKEMMPPEIHISAKKDDKTREHVFSVLDNGIGIEKQYMERIFVIFQRLHTMDEYHGTGIGLSIVKRIIERHGGRIWVESELGKGSVFYFTIPYSK from the coding sequence ATGATAGATACTAATAATAATCCAGGGGATATTCAATCCAATGTGAATTTTCAGATTTTTGATAATTTACAGGATGGAGTTATCGTTTATGAATTAATACGCGATGCACTTAATGAAGTTGTGAATTTACGTATTAGATATATAAACAATGCGTCAGTAATCAATGAATTTATATCCTATGAAAATGCAGTTGGGAAAACAATAACTGAATTATGTGATAATGATGCCCTATTTTTACACTCTAAAATGACCAGTAAAATTGCAAGATCTGGTAAAAGTGGAAAATTTAAGACTTATTTTAAACCGTTAAATAAATATTATTCAGTTTCTACCTATTTGTCTGACAGTAATACACTTGTTACAATCAGCACGGATATAACTGAAAAAGAAAAAATGGAAGAAAAATTACAGAAACAGGCTGATTTACTTGATCTTACTCGTGATGCAATTATAGTCCGTGACATGGGAGACAGGATCATATTTTGGAATCATGGTGCAGAAGAAAGATACGGGTGGATGAGGAAAGAAGCTTACGGTAAAGTATCTCATAATCTGCTTAAAGCTGATTTTTCAGAGTCCTTAAAGGAAATATTCCGTAAACTTTTCCAAAATGGACATTGGGAAGGTGAAGTGACTCATACAAGGCGTGATGGTGAAAAAATAATTGTTTTAAGCCGGTGGGAGTTACAAAAAAATGAAAATGATGAACCAACGGGCTACATGGAAATTAATACAGATATTACCAAACGTAAAAAAATGGAAAAAGCAATCAAAGAATTTGGGGTATCTCAATCAAAGATTGCAAGTGAACTGGAAAAAGCACGTAACAATCTGGAAAAACAGGTTAAAGAACGAACCACAGAACTTGAAGAAGCTTATAATGCCATTAAACATAAAGCATTTGTAGCATCGCAAAATGCGAAAGCCTTAAAAGAAAGTGAAGAGAAGTTTCGTGAAACCATCAAACAACTTTCTGATGGAATAATCATAACAGACGAGCATGGGACTATTATCGAATGTAATAATGCTTTTAATCAGATAACCGGACTTAAAAGGGAAAATATAATGGGCAATTTCATTTGGGATGTGCAGTATATGATTATTCCAGAAGAAAAACAAACTTCTGAAATATATGGTGGGCTTAAATCAAAAATAAATCAATTGTTGAACAGTAAAAACATTCCGCAGGTAAATCAACCGGAAGATAATGAAATTCAGAGAGATGAGGGTGAACACAGATTTCTACAGACTATAACTTTTCCCATAAAAACCGAAAAAGGGGTAATAATTGGCAGCTTTAATCGAGATATCACTGAACGTAAGGAGTCCGAAAAAGCTTTAAATGACAGTGAAAAGCATTTGCGCATGGTTACGGATAATATGGTAGATATGGTGAGTCAAACTGATATGTATGGAATTATTCAGTATGTCAGTCCTTCTGGTAAGATGTTACTTGGTTATGGGCCAGAAGAACTCATTGGAACATCAATATTTGACTATGTTCATTTTGATGATTTAGATGAGGTTAAAAGTACTGTTGAAATTAGTTTTATGGAAATGAGACCTAAAAGGATGGAAGTTCGGTTTAGACATGCTGATGGGCATTATATTTGGCTAGAGATAGTAGGTAATATATTTTTTGATGAAAAACATCGAGTCAAAGGCGCTGTTTTTGGTTCACGTGATATCAGTGAAAGAAAAAAGGCAGAAAATCAAATTAAACTGCAGTATTCTGTATTAAATGGAATTAATAAAATATTTCGAGAGTCTTTAACCAGTGAAACTGAAGAAGAAGTTGCAGATGTGGGGATCAGGGTAGCAGAACAGTTAATTGGTAGTGAAATGGGTTTTATAGCCGAAATTAATGATGATGGGCGGTTAGGTAATATAATTATGAGCTCTTCTGCAGGAAAATTATATGAAACTCATCGGTCTAAAATTCATAAATCCATTACAAGTATGAAAATCAACAGTTATTTAAAAATGGCCATAAAAGAAGAAGAGCCGCTAATTATAAATGATTTAAATTATGATAAAAATAGATTGCCTGAAGGGCACCCTCTGGTAAATTCTTTTTTATGTGTTCCACTTAAACAGGGCGATAAAGTAATTGGATTAATAGTTTTAGCTAATAAAAAAGGAAACTATAGTTTAGAAGACATTGAAATTATCGAATCTTTGTCAGTTGCAATTATAGAAGCTTTAACGGGCTTTAGATCAAAAAATAAATTAAAAAAATACAAAAACAGGCTTGAAGAGACAATTGGTGATTTAAAACGATCTAATGAAGAGTTACAGCGATTTGCTTATGTAGCGTCTCATGATTTACAGGAACCTCTCAGGACTATTGCAAGTTTTACTCAGCTTTTAGAACGTCGTTATAAGGGCAAGTTTGACTCTGACGCGGATGAATTCATGGATTATATAGTTGAAGCTGCACTTAGAATGAAAGAACAGATTAAAGGTTTACTTGAATATTCACGTATTTCAACAAAAGAAAATGAATTTAAGCGGGTAAACAGTGAATTTATATTGAATCAAGCTATTGATAATCTTCAATTTTCAATTAAAGAAAATAATGCAAAAGTTACTTATAATTCACTACCTTTTGTAATGTGTGATGCAGGGCAGCTCCAAAGGATATTTCAAAACCTCATAAGTAATGCTATTAAATTTAAAAAAGAAATGATGCCTCCGGAAATTCATATTTCTGCTAAAAAAGACGATAAAACTCGAGAACATGTTTTTTCAGTTTTAGATAATGGTATTGGGATAGAAAAACAGTATATGGAACGTATTTTTGTAATATTCCAGAGGTTGCATACTATGGATGAATATCACGGAACAGGAATTGGTTTATCCATAGTTAAAAGGATCATAGAACGTCATGGGGGACGTATTTGGGTTGAATCCGAGTTAGGTAAAGGTTCTGTTTTTTATTTTACCATTCCTTACTCTAAATAA
- a CDS encoding metallophosphoesterase: MLKKIGLAIIIIITSFMVYSLIEPYWIQIEEVTIESNQIPAQFDGKKIIFISDVHMGSWPFFDQERTQNLVNEVNGLHPDMVLLGGDYVSDEPPYVNSSFTELSKLKAPLGVYCVLGNNDPRNESLEAIKNTNITYIGNTGLWIEYHGAKIRIGGVGDIQTDTQDQDSAVGNANKNDFMILLSHNPDFFPLADKSKVDLMLSGHTHGGQITFFGLWTPVTHSQYGNKYRTGVIKENNSTLVVSNGIGTITLPMRFFARPQIVVIDLKRT, translated from the coding sequence ATGCTTAAAAAAATTGGTTTAGCTATTATAATTATCATAACTTCGTTCATGGTTTATAGTTTAATTGAACCTTACTGGATTCAAATTGAAGAGGTCACGATAGAATCAAATCAAATTCCTGCCCAGTTTGATGGTAAGAAAATTATTTTTATATCGGATGTCCACATGGGATCATGGCCATTTTTTGACCAAGAAAGAACACAAAATTTGGTCAATGAGGTAAATGGATTGCATCCAGACATGGTTTTACTTGGAGGAGATTATGTAAGCGACGAACCTCCTTATGTCAATTCTTCATTTACAGAACTTTCCAAATTAAAAGCACCTTTAGGTGTTTACTGCGTTTTAGGAAACAATGATCCTCGGAATGAATCTCTTGAAGCTATTAAAAACACCAATATCACATATATTGGTAATACAGGCCTCTGGATTGAATATCATGGAGCAAAGATTAGAATTGGTGGTGTGGGTGACATACAGACTGATACCCAGGATCAAGACTCTGCAGTAGGTAATGCAAATAAAAACGATTTTATGATACTTTTATCTCACAATCCTGACTTTTTCCCGCTGGCTGATAAATCAAAAGTAGATCTCATGCTTTCAGGGCACACTCATGGAGGGCAAATAACCTTTTTCGGGCTTTGGACTCCAGTTACACATTCCCAATATGGAAACAAGTATAGAACTGGAGTAATAAAAGAAAATAACTCTACACTGGTTGTAAGTAATGGTATTGGCACAATTACATTGCCTATGAGGTTCTTTGCACGCCCTCAGATTGTAGTAATAGATTTAAAAAGAACTTAA
- a CDS encoding DUF1002 domain-containing protein, translating to MKKYIAVILLVLMTIGPIYGASGFAVTIGVATNSNSQYKNSVMDYFQSHTDKNLSTATTKLITASEVNEISQNITGRTYSSSQIYSCAMVDLSYSNGINVTVDSSKINVVTPKMYANALKSLGINNGYVVVTSPVVSSGESALAGVLKSYELAVGAQIPDSAKQAATDTLYTETQIANQTGQSPDTIANLFEQVQNEVQNQNLQNASQIKVIVINTANNLNINISDSQAQEIANTISNSQQVQGELAGFKSQLQNVTGQLSQSGGILGQIMSYLQSAFDYLKSLIFGQQ from the coding sequence ATGAAAAAGTATATAGCAGTGATTCTGCTGGTATTAATGACTATAGGCCCAATATATGGTGCTTCAGGATTTGCAGTAACCATAGGCGTAGCTACAAATTCAAATTCTCAATATAAAAATTCTGTAATGGACTATTTCCAGTCTCATACTGATAAAAATTTAAGCACAGCTACTACCAAGCTTATTACAGCATCTGAAGTTAACGAAATTTCTCAAAATATAACTGGAAGGACTTACTCTTCAAGTCAGATATACTCATGTGCTATGGTGGATTTGAGTTATAGCAATGGAATTAATGTCACAGTGGACAGCAGTAAAATAAATGTTGTTACCCCTAAGATGTATGCAAATGCACTAAAATCTTTAGGAATTAATAATGGATATGTAGTAGTTACTTCTCCTGTTGTATCCTCTGGAGAATCTGCTTTAGCAGGTGTATTAAAATCTTACGAACTTGCAGTAGGTGCTCAAATCCCTGACAGTGCTAAACAAGCTGCAACAGATACATTATACACAGAAACTCAGATAGCAAACCAGACCGGTCAAAGTCCTGATACAATAGCTAATCTTTTTGAACAAGTCCAGAATGAAGTTCAAAATCAAAATTTACAAAATGCAAGTCAGATTAAAGTAATTGTAATTAACACTGCAAATAACCTGAATATCAATATCAGTGATTCACAGGCACAGGAAATTGCAAATACAATATCGAATTCACAACAGGTACAGGGAGAACTGGCAGGATTTAAATCACAACTACAAAATGTTACAGGGCAGCTGTCTCAATCTGGTGGAATATTAGGTCAAATAATGAGTTATCTACAATCTGCATTTGACTATTTGAAAAGTTTAATATTTGGACAGCAATAA
- the twy1 gene encoding 4-demethylwyosine synthase TYW1, translating into MSLNAENLKKLEKMGYRFVGNNKHSAAKVCHWTKKSILDEGVCYKQKFYGIESHRCLQISPSVPFCHQKCLFCWRDLSVTQTQWKGDFDEPGEIIDGCIDAQRNLLCGFFGNEKANPKKLQESQDPNNAAISLAGEPMLYPKIDDLIEEFHRRNFTTFLVTNGMTPEKLENLKEEPTQLYVSLDAPNKEIYNKLCDPQVENGWDNLNKSLDLLSSFDCRKVLRMTCVKGYNMQNVDEYADIIKRTNPDFVEIKAYMFVGYSRKRLTFENMPSNQEIYDFAGSVAEKCGLEIKDKAYESRVVLLK; encoded by the coding sequence ATGTCATTAAACGCTGAAAACCTCAAAAAACTTGAAAAAATGGGATACCGGTTTGTAGGAAATAATAAACATTCTGCAGCTAAAGTATGCCACTGGACTAAAAAGAGCATACTTGATGAGGGAGTATGTTATAAACAGAAATTTTATGGTATAGAAAGCCACAGATGCTTGCAAATATCTCCAAGTGTTCCTTTCTGCCATCAAAAGTGTTTATTCTGCTGGAGAGATCTTTCAGTTACGCAAACACAATGGAAAGGAGATTTTGATGAACCTGGAGAAATTATTGACGGCTGCATTGATGCCCAGAGGAATCTTCTCTGCGGATTTTTTGGAAATGAAAAAGCAAACCCCAAAAAACTTCAGGAATCTCAGGATCCAAATAATGCAGCGATTTCACTTGCTGGTGAACCAATGCTGTACCCCAAAATAGATGACCTGATAGAAGAATTCCACAGGAGAAATTTCACCACATTCCTGGTTACAAATGGGATGACACCTGAAAAATTGGAAAATCTCAAAGAAGAACCAACCCAGCTTTACGTGTCCCTTGATGCTCCTAATAAAGAGATATATAACAAATTATGCGATCCTCAGGTAGAAAATGGATGGGATAACCTAAATAAAAGTCTTGATTTGCTTTCAAGCTTTGACTGCAGGAAAGTTCTGAGAATGACATGTGTAAAAGGATACAATATGCAAAATGTGGACGAATATGCAGACATAATTAAAAGGACTAATCCTGATTTCGTTGAAATTAAAGCATATATGTTTGTAGGATACTCCAGAAAAAGGCTGACTTTTGAAAATATGCCTTCAAACCAGGAAATTTACGATTTTGCAGGTTCTGTAGCAGAGAAGTGTGGTTTGGAGATTAAAGATAAAGCATATGAAAGCAGAGTCGTGCTTTTAAAATAA
- the tpiA gene encoding triose-phosphate isomerase, producing the protein MNEIKETPIVILNFKTYLESTGENALKLAKSSEMVAEETGVNIMVAPQYADIYRIAHEVDIPVLAQHIDTIDAGGHTGSILPECVKEAGAVGTLINHSERRVELFEIDAAIKKADSLGLSTVVCTNNIETSSAAATLNPDFVAIEPPELIGSGIPVSKAEPEIVEKTVESIHNINPEVRVLCGAGISTGDDLKAAIDLGSEGVLLASGIILADDPKKALLDLVSKI; encoded by the coding sequence ATGAACGAAATTAAAGAAACTCCAATTGTAATTTTGAATTTTAAAACATATTTAGAATCTACAGGAGAAAATGCTCTAAAACTTGCTAAAAGTTCAGAGATGGTTGCAGAAGAAACTGGTGTAAACATAATGGTTGCACCTCAATATGCAGATATTTACAGGATTGCTCACGAAGTGGATATTCCTGTTTTAGCCCAGCATATTGATACAATTGATGCAGGAGGACACACAGGCAGTATTCTACCAGAATGTGTAAAAGAAGCTGGAGCAGTTGGTACTCTTATAAACCATTCAGAAAGAAGGGTAGAACTTTTTGAAATCGACGCTGCAATTAAAAAAGCGGATTCACTTGGATTAAGTACCGTTGTTTGTACAAATAATATAGAAACAAGTTCTGCGGCTGCTACGTTAAATCCTGATTTTGTAGCTATAGAACCTCCAGAACTTATAGGATCGGGAATCCCTGTATCCAAGGCTGAACCTGAAATTGTTGAAAAAACTGTAGAAAGTATCCACAACATCAATCCAGAAGTAAGAGTACTCTGCGGTGCTGGGATATCAACAGGAGATGACCTGAAAGCAGCGATAGATTTAGGAAGTGAAGGGGTACTTCTTGCATCCGGAATAATTCTTGCAGATGATCCTAAAAAAGCGCTTCTGGATCTTGTAAGTAAAATATAA
- a CDS encoding phosphoglycerate kinase — MSLPFYTIDDFNLEDKTVLVRVDINSPVDPSTGSILDNTRIKLHAETIDEISKKGAKTVVLAHQSRPGKKDFTTLQQHAKALSNILNRPVDYIDDIFGTAAREEIKRMKKGDILLLENVRFYSEEILKRDPNQQAETHMVRKLYPIIDIFINDAFAAAHRSQPSLVGFAVKLPSGAGRIMEKELKSLYGAVDNAEKPCVYVLGGVKVDDSIMVLENVLRNGSADYVLTTGLVANIFLWAAGINLGKYNEDFIINKGYIDFVEKSKQLLEEFDGQIRMPDDVAVCVDNVRVEYCTKNIPNKPIYDIGTNTITEYAKFIRDAKTIFANGPAGVFEQEGFSIGTEDILNAIASSNGYSIIGGGHLAAAANQMGLSSGITHISSGGGASINLLAGEKLPVVEILTEVKMKGRK; from the coding sequence ATGTCCCTTCCATTTTATACCATAGATGACTTTAATTTAGAAGATAAAACTGTTCTTGTGAGAGTTGATATAAATTCGCCTGTAGATCCAAGTACAGGTTCTATTTTAGATAACACAAGAATAAAATTACACGCCGAAACCATAGATGAAATTTCCAAGAAGGGTGCAAAAACAGTTGTGCTGGCTCATCAAAGTAGGCCTGGAAAAAAGGACTTTACTACACTCCAACAGCATGCAAAAGCACTTTCAAACATTTTAAATCGTCCTGTGGATTATATTGATGATATTTTCGGCACGGCTGCAAGGGAAGAAATAAAAAGAATGAAAAAAGGAGATATTCTCCTGCTTGAAAATGTCAGGTTTTATTCTGAAGAAATCTTAAAAAGAGATCCTAACCAGCAGGCCGAAACACACATGGTTCGTAAACTATATCCCATTATTGACATCTTTATAAACGATGCATTTGCAGCTGCCCATAGATCACAACCTTCACTGGTTGGTTTTGCGGTGAAACTGCCGTCAGGTGCAGGTAGAATAATGGAAAAAGAACTTAAGTCACTTTATGGCGCTGTTGATAATGCTGAAAAGCCTTGTGTTTATGTACTGGGAGGAGTGAAAGTAGACGACTCCATAATGGTCCTGGAAAACGTTTTAAGAAATGGCAGTGCAGATTATGTACTTACAACAGGTCTTGTTGCCAACATTTTCCTGTGGGCTGCAGGAATAAATCTAGGAAAATATAACGAAGATTTTATTATAAATAAAGGATACATTGACTTTGTGGAAAAAAGCAAACAGCTGCTTGAAGAATTTGATGGGCAGATCAGGATGCCTGATGACGTTGCTGTTTGTGTAGATAATGTAAGAGTAGAATACTGTACTAAAAATATTCCAAACAAACCAATATATGATATTGGAACCAATACCATCACGGAGTATGCTAAATTTATAAGAGATGCCAAAACTATATTTGCAAATGGACCTGCAGGTGTTTTTGAGCAGGAAGGTTTTAGCATTGGTACAGAAGATATTCTAAATGCAATAGCATCCTCTAATGGATACTCAATAATTGGAGGGGGTCATTTAGCTGCTGCAGCTAATCAGATGGGTTTATCTTCAGGAATAACCCACATAAGCAGTGGCGGCGGAGCCTCTATAAATTTACTTGCTGGTGAAAAACTTCCTGTTGTTGAAATACTAACTGAAGTAAAAATGAAAGGTAGAAAATAG
- a CDS encoding DNA-directed RNA polymerase subunit H, with protein sequence MKKDILKHKLVPEHTILSKSEITKVMKELDIHPEQLPKIKQDDPVCKAIEAKTGDILKITRKSHTAGKFVTYRLVLD encoded by the coding sequence GTGAAAAAAGATATCTTAAAACACAAATTAGTTCCAGAACATACTATTTTGTCAAAATCTGAAATAACTAAAGTAATGAAAGAGTTAGATATCCACCCTGAACAGCTTCCAAAGATCAAACAGGACGACCCTGTTTGTAAAGCAATTGAAGCCAAAACAGGAGATATTTTGAAAATAACACGTAAAAGCCATACTGCCGGCAAGTTTGTTACTTATCGACTGGTATTAGATTAA
- a CDS encoding DNA-directed RNA polymerase subunit B'' gives MGKNAWGLVDAFFDQYNLVDHHIKSYNDFVDHRIQDIIDITEPIVLEQGEYKVETGKLEIRKPFIKEADGSKSVIYPTEARLRNLTYSAHMYLEMALIKEGEPKPDLEKVYIGELPVMLKSNICHLNGLNERELQEKKVGEDPQDPGGYFIVNGSERAIVTMEEIAPNKIILERIGEREDRRARAIVTSIKSGFRARITLEYRKPRKKGVFLRISFPYVPGEIPLVVLLRALGLETDEELVTSVSDENDIQFLLIDDIQTSEVMTRYDAVKYIGNRVAKGMTEEYRIKRAEDVIDRYLLPHMGVDPENRADKATYLAEMTEMLLQVIFETREPHDKDHYANKRLRVSGDLMEDLFRVAFTSLTRDMTYQLERSLARGKEPSVKQAVRSDVLTENIKHAIATGNWVGGRAGVSQLLDRTSYMGTLSHLKRVVSPLSRSQPHFEARDLHPTQFGKICPNETPEGPNCGLVKNLALLAKISEGSDPTEIENVIKKMGVLSSK, from the coding sequence ATGGGGAAAAATGCATGGGGACTGGTTGATGCATTTTTTGATCAGTACAATTTGGTAGACCATCATATAAAATCCTATAACGACTTTGTAGACCACCGAATACAAGATATAATCGATATAACTGAACCTATTGTGCTCGAACAAGGCGAATACAAAGTAGAAACAGGCAAATTAGAGATTAGAAAACCATTTATTAAAGAAGCTGACGGATCAAAAAGTGTAATATATCCAACAGAAGCAAGACTTAGAAATTTAACTTATTCTGCACATATGTATCTGGAAATGGCCCTCATAAAAGAAGGAGAACCAAAACCAGATTTAGAGAAAGTATATATTGGCGAACTACCTGTAATGCTTAAATCCAACATATGCCACTTAAATGGATTAAACGAAAGAGAATTACAGGAAAAGAAAGTCGGAGAAGATCCACAAGATCCCGGCGGATATTTCATTGTAAATGGTTCTGAAAGAGCTATTGTAACAATGGAAGAAATAGCACCTAACAAAATCATTCTTGAACGTATAGGCGAAAGAGAAGATAGACGTGCTAGAGCTATTGTAACATCAATTAAAAGCGGATTTAGAGCTCGAATAACTTTAGAATACAGAAAACCTAGGAAAAAAGGAGTATTCCTGAGAATATCATTCCCATATGTTCCAGGAGAAATACCTCTTGTTGTTTTACTACGTGCGCTTGGGCTTGAAACTGATGAAGAATTAGTAACAAGTGTTTCAGATGAAAATGATATACAGTTCCTTTTAATAGACGATATCCAGACTTCAGAAGTAATGACCAGATATGACGCTGTTAAATACATCGGTAACAGGGTCGCAAAAGGTATGACTGAAGAGTACAGGATCAAAAGGGCTGAAGATGTAATAGACAGATATTTATTACCTCACATGGGCGTTGACCCTGAAAACAGGGCGGATAAAGCCACATATTTAGCTGAAATGACAGAAATGTTGCTTCAGGTTATTTTTGAAACTCGTGAACCACACGATAAGGACCATTACGCTAACAAAAGGCTCAGAGTATCTGGTGACCTTATGGAAGACCTATTTAGAGTCGCATTTACAAGTTTAACCAGAGATATGACATATCAGCTTGAGCGAAGCCTTGCAAGAGGAAAAGAACCTTCTGTAAAGCAGGCTGTAAGGTCTGATGTACTTACAGAAAACATAAAACATGCTATCGCTACAGGAAACTGGGTTGGTGGAAGAGCTGGTGTAAGCCAGTTACTCGACAGAACAAGTTATATGGGAACATTATCTCACCTTAAAAGGGTTGTTTCACCTTTAAGCAGGAGCCAGCCTCACTTTGAAGCTCGTGATTTGCACCCAACACAGTTCGGGAAAATATGTCCAAACGAAACCCCAGAGGGACCAAATTGTGGGCTCGTTAAAAACCTTGCACTTCTTGCAAAGATATCTGAAGGGTCAGATCCAACTGAAATTGAAAATGTAATTAAGAAAATGGGAGTTTTAAGTTCCAAGTAA